The proteins below are encoded in one region of Clostridium fermenticellae:
- a CDS encoding glycosyltransferase family 4 protein, which translates to MRIAIDARGVNWYNGTGIGTYTDKILKHMVEEHTENYYHIYWSGDNYNQIDKSNTKILMTSKKHHKFFEDFYIPTNLKKENIDIYHVPQNGIDISENITCKKVVTVHDLIPYILPETVGRGYLNKFLKEMPNIIEMSDGIITVSEYSKNDILKFFPIDDNKIFVIPLAADTKYKVMNNIKCREFVSKKYNINKPFILYLGGFSPRKNVKSLIKAFSKIYRNLTEQYNLVVVGKLCDESDILKKLCSELNINDFVKFVGFVPEDDLPIFYNACDLFVYPSTYEGFGLPPLEAMSCGCAVVSSNISSIPEVIGDGGMLVDPFDLDSIAKSIQVLLNNNNLLIEMKTKALKQSSKFSWKKTAEKTLKAYENILIM; encoded by the coding sequence ATGCGAATTGCCATAGATGCGAGAGGTGTCAATTGGTATAATGGTACCGGTATAGGTACTTATACTGATAAAATTTTGAAACATATGGTTGAAGAACATACAGAAAATTATTATCATATATATTGGTCTGGCGATAACTATAATCAGATCGATAAATCTAACACAAAAATTTTAATGACTTCTAAAAAACACCATAAATTCTTTGAAGACTTTTATATACCGACTAATTTAAAAAAAGAAAATATAGATATTTATCATGTTCCTCAGAATGGCATTGATATTTCTGAAAATATCACATGTAAAAAAGTAGTTACAGTACATGATCTAATACCATATATACTCCCCGAAACAGTAGGCAGAGGATACTTAAATAAATTTTTAAAAGAAATGCCAAATATAATAGAAATGTCTGATGGGATAATAACGGTATCTGAATATTCTAAAAATGATATACTTAAGTTCTTTCCAATTGATGATAATAAAATCTTTGTAATTCCTCTAGCTGCTGACACAAAATATAAAGTCATGAACAATATTAAATGCAGAGAATTTGTCTCAAAAAAATATAATATAAATAAACCATTCATATTATATTTAGGTGGCTTTAGTCCCAGAAAAAATGTAAAATCACTAATAAAAGCATTTTCAAAAATATATAGGAATTTAACGGAACAATACAATTTGGTTGTAGTAGGGAAATTATGCGATGAATCAGATATATTGAAAAAATTGTGCAGCGAATTAAATATAAATGATTTTGTGAAATTTGTTGGTTTTGTTCCAGAGGATGATCTCCCAATATTCTACAATGCATGTGATTTATTCGTATATCCATCAACTTATGAGGGTTTTGGGCTTCCTCCACTCGAAGCAATGAGCTGTGGATGTGCTGTTGTATCCTCTAATATATCATCTATACCAGAGGTAATAGGCGACGGTGGGATGCTTGTGGATCCATTTGATTTAGATTCAATAGCAAAATCAATTCAAGTTCTGCTAAATAATAATAATTTATTGATAGAAATGAAAACTAAAGCACTAAAACAATCCTCAAAATTTTCATGGAAAAAAACAGCTGAAAAAACTTTAAAAGCATACGAGAATATTTTAATTATGTAA
- a CDS encoding ABC transporter substrate-binding protein: MIKSRRILKLINCFILIVILTSCSNMNTSSSKSKKLTGKLTILTDKRYEPILKLAANNFEKENKKVNIEIKTDDNLYNDLESNIKAKDKSIDIVSVEDPYIKYYISKYMNSFLNVSSDISYYSSNIIKHQLNNVTIKNKVYGFPWSTSPRVIIYRKDIFKRENINVDDIKTWDDYIVLGQKVTYDTGKQFLTNVKDIDNNMYLVFANQLGTSYFNSDDKLDLDSSISIKAADMLKKLYSENILFDLKSRKESVQSILNGNSVSMIADSQYISYIERNFPGYKGKLGIMKLPAFEPGGNRDVSVGGSNLLINNLGKNVDLAKEFCKFCISDDHTIIDSMKNYGYFPVFFRDYNLVEFNKNDSYFNQNIWQILGRTEKGSFPINYTQNFINIRQECSEALSSDNLKDKQAKDILDSLKKSLEEGKTIENR; this comes from the coding sequence ATGATAAAAAGTAGAAGAATTCTTAAGTTAATAAATTGTTTTATTTTAATAGTCATTTTGACTTCATGTAGTAATATGAATACATCAAGTAGTAAGAGTAAAAAATTGACCGGTAAACTTACTATATTAACTGATAAAAGATATGAACCAATACTCAAACTGGCAGCGAATAACTTTGAGAAAGAGAATAAAAAGGTTAATATAGAAATAAAAACTGATGACAACTTATATAATGATTTAGAATCCAATATAAAGGCTAAAGATAAATCTATAGATATAGTGTCTGTTGAGGATCCTTATATAAAATATTATATAAGCAAATATATGAATTCATTTTTGAATGTTTCAAGTGATATATCATATTATAGTAGTAACATTATAAAGCATCAACTAAATAATGTTACTATAAAAAATAAAGTTTATGGATTTCCGTGGAGTACATCTCCAAGAGTAATAATTTATAGAAAAGATATTTTCAAGCGAGAAAATATAAATGTTGATGATATAAAAACCTGGGATGATTATATCGTATTAGGACAAAAAGTAACTTATGATACCGGTAAACAATTTTTAACCAATGTAAAAGATATTGATAATAATATGTATTTAGTTTTCGCAAATCAACTTGGTACATCTTATTTTAATAGTGATGATAAACTCGATCTTGATTCCAGTATTTCCATCAAAGCTGCCGATATGTTAAAAAAACTATATTCTGAGAACATATTATTTGATTTGAAATCAAGAAAAGAATCAGTACAATCTATTTTAAATGGAAATAGTGTATCTATGATAGCTGATTCACAATACATAAGTTATATAGAACGTAACTTTCCAGGTTACAAAGGTAAACTAGGAATAATGAAATTACCTGCATTTGAACCTGGTGGAAATAGAGATGTTTCGGTAGGTGGGTCTAATTTGCTTATAAATAATTTGGGTAAAAATGTTGATCTTGCAAAGGAATTTTGTAAGTTCTGTATAAGTGATGATCATACAATAATTGATTCTATGAAAAACTATGGATATTTTCCCGTATTCTTTAGAGATTATAACTTAGTTGAATTTAATAAAAATGATAGTTATTTCAATCAAAATATATGGCAGATACTTGGTAGAACTGAGAAAGGTAGTTTCCCTATAAATTATACACAAAATTTTATAAATATAAGACAAGAATGCAGTGAGGCTTTGAGTTCTGATAACTTAAAAGATAAACAAGCAAAAGACATATTGGATTCTCTTAAGAAAAGTCTGGAGGAAGGTAAGACTATAGAAAATAGATGA
- a CDS encoding glycosyltransferase family 4 protein, which yields MKIGIDSRAAKLYRGTGIGTYTYQLINYLNKIDNINEYLLFSPKNCTYNISLRNNFCVNAIIDDKKNNFWDEVNVPNILKDKDIQIYHVPQNGIGLPEDKNCSFIITLHDIIPYKMPETVSKNYLKIFREKIPQIFDDCDGIITVSNYSKDDIVKTFNFPSDKIYVTHLAAEDIYKPIDKSYSKNIIKKFYSIDEDFILYVGGFSPRKNILGLIDAFSIFSNRYKNKIKLVIAGKKGLSYDIYKKRVHELNLDDKVIFPGFISIEHLPCLYNAAELFVYPSFYEGFGLPPIEAMSCGIPVIASNTTSIPEVTNGGALLVDPNNTDLLSDSILKIILDHKLKSKLIKAGLVRASELTWQKTAEDTLKAYHEVFNKI from the coding sequence ATGAAAATTGGGATTGACAGTAGAGCAGCAAAATTGTATAGAGGTACAGGAATAGGTACTTACACTTATCAATTAATCAATTATCTTAATAAAATCGATAATATAAATGAATACTTATTGTTCTCACCTAAAAATTGTACCTATAACATATCTCTAAGAAATAATTTTTGTGTTAATGCCATCATTGATGATAAAAAAAATAACTTTTGGGATGAAGTTAATGTCCCAAATATTTTAAAGGATAAAGATATACAAATATATCATGTTCCCCAGAACGGTATAGGACTACCAGAGGATAAAAATTGCAGTTTTATTATAACTCTACACGATATAATACCATATAAAATGCCTGAAACCGTCAGTAAAAATTATCTTAAAATATTTAGAGAAAAAATACCACAAATTTTTGATGATTGTGACGGAATAATTACTGTGTCAAATTACTCAAAAGATGACATAGTAAAAACTTTTAACTTTCCATCTGACAAAATATATGTTACTCATCTTGCTGCAGAAGATATATACAAACCAATTGATAAATCATACAGTAAAAATATTATTAAGAAATTTTATTCAATAGATGAAGATTTTATACTCTATGTTGGCGGCTTCAGCCCCAGGAAAAACATATTAGGTTTAATTGATGCCTTCAGTATATTTTCCAACAGATATAAGAATAAAATAAAACTTGTGATAGCAGGGAAAAAAGGATTATCTTATGATATATATAAAAAAAGAGTACATGAGCTTAATCTTGATGATAAAGTTATTTTCCCGGGTTTTATATCAATAGAACATCTACCTTGTTTATACAATGCAGCTGAACTATTTGTATATCCATCCTTTTATGAAGGATTTGGTCTTCCTCCAATTGAAGCTATGTCATGTGGTATACCCGTAATCGCATCAAATACTACTTCAATTCCAGAGGTTACAAATGGAGGTGCTTTACTAGTAGATCCAAATAATACGGATCTTTTAAGTGATTCAATTTTAAAAATAATACTTGATCACAAACTTAAAAGTAAACTAATCAAAGCCGGTTTAGTTAGAGCCTCAGAGTTAACATGGCAAAAAACTGCGGAGGACACCCTTAAGGCGTATCATGAAGTATTTAATAAGATATAA
- the yabG gene encoding sporulation peptidase YabG has translation MKIGDIVVRKSYGEDITFKIIDIIYSKKNTIYTLKGMNLRIIADSPEEDLKVVSEESLTKYERLSNKKVDNSIKNILMTRGNIKKKFRTVKETQNNELAFGRPGRILHVDGDSDYLDICLKVYKQLMLEVIGQTVKEEDQAKTVLELVKKFRPDIVIITGHDSIIKGTTDYMNIDNYKNSKFFVETVSALRNYEANYDDLVIFAGACQSCYEAILDAGANFASSPSRVLIHCLDPVFLCEKIAYTNISNVVSIQEALENTITGTKGIGGLQTRGKYREGFPKSSYA, from the coding sequence ATGAAAATAGGTGACATAGTAGTGCGAAAATCTTATGGGGAAGATATAACTTTTAAAATTATTGATATTATATATTCTAAAAAAAACACAATATATACTTTGAAAGGCATGAATCTTAGAATAATTGCAGATTCTCCAGAGGAAGATCTTAAGGTGGTTTCAGAAGAATCACTTACAAAGTATGAGCGATTATCTAACAAAAAAGTAGATAACTCAATTAAAAATATTTTGATGACTAGAGGGAATATAAAAAAAAAATTTAGAACTGTAAAAGAAACACAAAATAATGAGTTAGCGTTTGGAAGACCAGGTAGGATACTACATGTAGACGGTGATTCAGACTATTTAGATATATGCCTAAAGGTATATAAACAATTAATGCTTGAAGTAATTGGGCAGACTGTAAAGGAAGAAGATCAAGCAAAAACTGTTTTAGAATTAGTAAAAAAATTCAGACCGGATATAGTCATAATTACAGGCCATGATTCAATTATAAAAGGAACAACAGATTACATGAATATAGATAACTATAAAAACTCAAAATTTTTTGTTGAAACTGTATCAGCACTTAGAAATTATGAGGCGAATTATGATGATTTAGTTATATTTGCAGGTGCATGTCAATCATGTTATGAAGCCATACTGGATGCAGGTGCAAATTTTGCTAGTTCCCCAAGCAGGGTATTGATTCACTGCTTGGATCCCGTTTTTTTATGTGAAAAGATAGCATATACAAATATAAGCAATGTTGTTTCAATACAAGAAGCCCTAGAAAATACTATAACAGGCACAAAAGGAATCGGAGGCTTACAAACTAGAGGCAAATATAGAGAAGGATTTCCAAAGTCATCTTATGCTTAA
- a CDS encoding CotS family spore coat protein → MQFDDVEQVLEKYYDKDVTSIEKIKNVYKVCCNDKKYCLKVINYNFGHFLFIISVIKHLQQNNFKYIPEIIKTNENKDYVFISNKYAYLTLWIESRHCNYENPIDMIIAASKLAELHDKSIEFEVTDDMNPRIGWFKWIETFKTRRYEILDFKEKILKKEDKSEFDILYLGMMDHQLDIATSSIDNLIRSDYIECMSQEIEAKGFCHHDFANHNILISSDGKINVIDFDYCILDSYLHDVGSLLVRMMKGGKWSINNALFILDAYNVSNRIRQNHIPILSAFIEFPQDYWQIGIQYYWEKQPWSEESFIKRLKKIDTDDENKQDFIKKFSFTKYN, encoded by the coding sequence TTGCAGTTTGATGATGTAGAGCAGGTTCTTGAGAAGTATTATGATAAAGATGTCACTTCTATAGAAAAAATTAAAAATGTTTATAAAGTATGTTGTAATGATAAAAAATATTGCTTAAAAGTAATAAACTATAATTTTGGGCATTTTTTATTTATTATTTCCGTGATAAAACACCTTCAACAAAATAATTTTAAATATATACCTGAAATAATAAAAACTAATGAAAATAAAGATTATGTTTTCATTTCTAATAAATATGCATATCTTACTCTATGGATAGAATCACGGCATTGCAATTATGAAAATCCAATAGATATGATTATTGCAGCATCAAAATTAGCAGAACTTCATGATAAAAGTATTGAGTTTGAAGTTACTGACGATATGAATCCTAGAATTGGTTGGTTTAAATGGATTGAAACATTTAAAACTAGAAGGTATGAGATATTGGATTTTAAAGAGAAGATACTAAAAAAAGAGGATAAATCCGAGTTTGATATTCTGTATCTTGGTATGATGGATCATCAGCTTGATATAGCAACTAGTTCGATAGATAACCTTATAAGAAGCGATTATATAGAATGCATGAGTCAGGAGATAGAAGCTAAAGGATTTTGTCATCATGATTTTGCCAATCATAATATACTCATAAGTTCAGATGGAAAAATAAATGTAATAGATTTTGATTATTGTATACTTGACAGTTATTTGCATGATGTAGGCAGTTTACTTGTAAGAATGATGAAGGGTGGTAAATGGAGCATAAATAATGCACTTTTTATACTTGATGCTTATAATGTTTCGAATAGAATTAGACAAAATCATATACCTATATTGTCAGCTTTTATTGAATTTCCTCAGGATTATTGGCAAATAGGAATTCAGTATTATTGGGAAAAGCAGCCATGGAGTGAGGAGAGTTTTATAAAGAGGCTAAAAAAGATAGATACTGATGATGAGAATAAACAGGATTTTATAAAAAAATTTAGTTTTACAAAGTATAATTGA
- a CDS encoding DMT family transporter yields MTMRSKADLSLLSITVFWGASFPITSVILKYVPPYSLMVLRYLAAGIMLLIVIYKKFKSMDIKIIKAGILIGISLFLGCALQFVGLVYTTPSKSAFITGLNVAIVPVILAFKLKKLPDMKTTLGIILSISGLAFISLNAGGPINLGDFLTLLCAVAFAVQIILVDSYVRDADPLVITCIQFLTIGILSIPPSIFIEHFSVTFNRFSVISLLFMIFFCTIAAYGVQNKMQRYTSPTHAAIIFLAEPVFGAITSVFIGDSLTGKTLIGCIMILAGMVVINLKIKMPQLKLNKDNN; encoded by the coding sequence ATGACGATGAGATCAAAAGCCGATTTAAGTTTATTATCCATTACAGTGTTTTGGGGTGCTAGTTTTCCAATAACAAGTGTTATATTGAAATATGTACCACCATATTCGCTTATGGTATTGAGATATCTTGCGGCAGGAATAATGCTCCTTATAGTAATTTATAAAAAATTTAAAAGTATGGATATTAAAATAATAAAGGCGGGAATATTAATAGGCATATCTTTATTTTTAGGATGTGCGCTTCAATTTGTTGGACTTGTTTACACAACTCCAAGTAAATCGGCATTTATAACAGGACTCAATGTTGCAATTGTTCCTGTAATTTTGGCATTTAAGCTAAAGAAATTACCAGATATGAAAACAACACTAGGAATTATATTATCTATAAGTGGACTTGCCTTTATATCCTTAAATGCTGGTGGCCCAATAAACTTGGGTGATTTTTTAACTCTACTTTGTGCAGTAGCATTTGCAGTTCAGATAATACTTGTAGATTCATATGTAAGAGATGCGGATCCACTTGTAATTACATGTATTCAGTTTCTTACTATTGGTATACTTTCAATTCCGCCTTCGATTTTTATTGAGCACTTTAGTGTTACATTTAATCGGTTTTCTGTTATAAGTTTACTGTTTATGATATTTTTTTGTACTATAGCTGCATATGGAGTACAGAATAAAATGCAGAGATATACAAGCCCTACTCATGCAGCAATAATATTTTTAGCAGAACCAGTATTTGGAGCTATAACATCTGTCTTTATAGGTGATAGTTTGACAGGAAAAACTTTAATTGGCTGTATAATGATTCTTGCCGGAATGGTTGTTATAAATTTGAAGATAAAAATGCCTCAGCTGAAATTAAATAAAGATAATAATTGA
- a CDS encoding Veg family protein: MQRGNVLALIRKDIEGHVGDKVTLKANGGRRKVFVNSGIIEKAYPSIFVIRLENDTQRKVTYSYSDVLTKTVQLVFSA; the protein is encoded by the coding sequence ATGCAGAGAGGAAATGTATTGGCCCTAATAAGAAAAGATATTGAAGGCCATGTTGGCGACAAAGTAACTTTAAAAGCAAATGGTGGTAGGAGAAAGGTATTTGTCAATAGTGGAATAATTGAGAAAGCTTATCCTAGTATATTTGTAATTAGGTTGGAAAATGACACCCAAAGGAAGGTCACCTATAGTTATTCTGATGTTTTAACGAAGACAGTACAACTGGTATTTTCAGCGTAA
- a CDS encoding radical SAM protein, giving the protein MKVTEKIERTAREVLIKKAVDLLSKDPEKNVHKLIELVKKYVYKDEDNLSRVKVVEDLYDNNPPTNQFINNILKTTDINCMKKFFINFLANSAWYGMPKREKFFDKTGIKTPYVILISPSMRCNLRCGGCYAANYSKEDDIPFEELDRIIGEARELGIYYFIILGGEPFINKYMLDIYKKYSDCMFTPFTNGTLFNKELADKIRDLGNVVPMFSLEGFEKETDMRRGKGVFNQVMKSMDLLKERGVLFGVSTATGRNNIDAVTSDEFIDMLIEKGAKMSWYFIFMPVGRDPDVNMMLTPEQRIYLGKRIRKIRSSKPYFAIDFFNDAPYVGGCIAGKYYCHINSHEDVEPCIFSHFAADNLKGRKLVEVFDSKFFKELRSRQPYNKNLLLPCMMIDNTNVIREVIEKTGAKPTDDGARMMISDKKFQDELNNLAYDFKPYAEKSWKEDFNCKGNYKMSKG; this is encoded by the coding sequence ATGAAGGTTACAGAAAAAATAGAAAGAACAGCCAGAGAGGTTCTGATAAAAAAGGCAGTTGATCTATTAAGTAAAGATCCAGAAAAGAATGTTCATAAGTTGATTGAACTGGTAAAAAAATATGTTTATAAGGACGAAGATAATTTAAGTAGGGTAAAAGTGGTTGAAGATTTATATGATAATAATCCTCCTACAAATCAATTTATAAATAATATTTTAAAAACAACTGATATTAATTGTATGAAGAAATTTTTTATAAATTTTCTTGCTAATTCAGCGTGGTATGGAATGCCTAAAAGAGAAAAGTTTTTTGATAAAACTGGTATAAAAACACCATATGTAATACTTATAAGTCCTTCAATGAGATGTAATTTAAGATGTGGTGGCTGCTATGCGGCTAATTATAGTAAGGAGGACGATATACCTTTTGAGGAACTCGATAGAATTATAGGTGAGGCTAGGGAACTTGGCATATATTATTTTATAATCTTAGGTGGAGAACCGTTTATCAATAAATATATGCTTGATATATATAAAAAATATAGTGATTGTATGTTTACTCCATTTACAAATGGAACCTTATTTAATAAAGAACTTGCAGATAAGATTAGGGATCTTGGAAATGTTGTTCCTATGTTTTCACTTGAAGGTTTTGAAAAGGAAACTGATATGAGAAGAGGCAAAGGTGTATTTAATCAGGTAATGAAATCTATGGATTTACTTAAAGAAAGGGGAGTATTATTTGGAGTATCTACTGCAACAGGTAGGAATAATATAGATGCTGTAACTTCTGATGAATTTATAGATATGCTTATAGAAAAAGGTGCTAAGATGAGTTGGTACTTCATATTTATGCCAGTTGGCAGAGATCCTGATGTAAATATGATGCTCACACCTGAGCAGAGAATATATTTAGGAAAAAGAATTAGAAAGATAAGAAGTAGCAAACCGTATTTTGCAATAGATTTCTTTAATGATGCACCATACGTAGGAGGATGTATAGCTGGTAAGTATTATTGTCATATAAATTCTCATGAAGATGTTGAACCATGTATATTTAGTCATTTTGCAGCTGATAATTTAAAAGGAAGAAAGCTTGTTGAAGTATTTGATTCTAAGTTTTTCAAAGAACTTAGAAGTAGGCAGCCATATAATAAAAATTTATTACTTCCTTGTATGATGATTGATAATACAAATGTAATAAGAGAAGTAATAGAAAAAACAGGAGCAAAACCTACAGATGATGGAGCAAGAATGATGATATCAGACAAAAAGTTTCAAGATGAGCTTAATAATCTGGCTTATGATTTTAAACCTTATGCAGAAAAATCATGGAAAGAAGATTTTAATTGTAAAGGTAATTATAAAATGTCCAAGGGTTAA
- a CDS encoding CotS family spore coat protein — protein MMREFEIERQFGVKIESMRPNKGVYLLKTNIGTKCLKKINYGVQKLLFVYGAKEHLIKSGFNKVDKYSLNIEGKPFALVNEDIYTLSEWIDGRECDFKNNDDLTKAAGCLADMHLASKGYEPPENSKLKTDLGRWPTLMEKRIRALDKMRDMSRRKNNKGDFDLNYIRNVEFYKQLGKRAMAVLINSKYMDLCEIAEQEKSFCHHDFTYHNIIIDKNDDVNVIDFDYCKRELRAYDISAFMMKVLKRSDWNIECAKLILDSYNSVSELEDDEYRIIFAFLLFPQRFWRLANRYYYNEVNWASNTFNNKMEELISEKEKYINFIEQFKELYNQKEETI, from the coding sequence ATGATGAGAGAGTTTGAAATAGAAAGACAATTTGGAGTTAAAATTGAAAGTATGCGACCTAATAAAGGGGTATATCTTTTAAAGACAAATATAGGAACCAAATGTTTAAAGAAAATAAATTATGGAGTTCAAAAACTTCTATTTGTATATGGTGCCAAGGAGCATTTGATAAAAAGTGGTTTCAATAAGGTCGATAAATATTCTTTAAACATTGAAGGGAAACCATTTGCACTTGTAAATGAGGATATATATACTCTTTCTGAATGGATAGATGGGAGAGAGTGCGATTTTAAAAACAATGATGACCTTACAAAAGCTGCAGGATGCCTGGCGGATATGCATTTAGCATCAAAGGGATACGAACCACCGGAAAATAGTAAATTAAAGACAGACCTTGGAAGATGGCCTACTCTCATGGAAAAGAGAATACGAGCACTTGATAAGATGAGAGATATGAGTAGAAGAAAAAACAATAAGGGAGATTTTGATTTAAATTATATACGTAATGTAGAATTTTATAAACAATTAGGTAAGAGAGCAATGGCTGTATTAATAAATTCAAAGTATATGGATTTATGTGAGATTGCTGAACAAGAAAAGTCTTTTTGCCATCATGATTTTACTTATCATAATATAATAATTGATAAAAATGATGATGTAAATGTAATAGACTTTGATTATTGTAAGAGAGAGCTTAGGGCTTATGATATATCTGCGTTTATGATGAAGGTACTAAAGAGATCAGATTGGAATATAGAATGTGCTAAACTGATACTTGATTCTTATAATAGTGTGAGCGAACTTGAGGATGATGAGTATAGAATAATATTTGCATTTTTGCTATTCCCTCAGCGTTTTTGGAGGCTCGCAAATAGATATTACTATAATGAAGTCAATTGGGCGTCCAATACTTTTAACAATAAAATGGAGGAATTGATTTCTGAGAAAGAAAAATATATTAATTTTATTGAACAGTTTAAAGAATTGTACAATCAAAAAGAAGAAACAATATAG
- a CDS encoding spore coat protein, which yields MFKDTTWAFTEYLNLKNIECTENLNIPEIIDNRIIESQVYAIAEFNIRTLGYDEDMNKKLKSNVGNIIERNKIYIKRLKRFLNKLKEKRPKSEFENKLYKNGLECLDRGSKCIDIIYQSDYIGLIKRSMYRKEVCLGSTYYNNLNIDADGKIRIRSLEKCCYDMVETDIVYFLNKLKKMDSKVNLVKLIDDFCNMESLDKRSFKFISALLSYPYYSMKYYNKFIINAEDYSELKSLKSLSRAIKKDRYNLI from the coding sequence ATGTTTAAAGATACAACGTGGGCATTTACAGAGTACCTCAATTTAAAAAACATAGAATGTACAGAGAATTTAAATATACCAGAAATAATTGATAATCGCATAATAGAGAGTCAGGTGTATGCTATAGCAGAATTTAATATAAGAACTTTGGGATACGATGAGGATATGAATAAAAAACTTAAGAGTAATGTTGGCAATATTATAGAGAGGAATAAGATATATATTAAAAGATTAAAAAGATTTTTAAATAAGCTTAAAGAGAAGCGTCCTAAAAGTGAATTTGAAAATAAATTATATAAAAATGGACTTGAGTGTCTTGATAGGGGCAGCAAGTGTATAGATATAATATATCAAAGCGATTATATAGGACTTATAAAGAGAAGTATGTATAGAAAGGAAGTATGCCTTGGGAGTACGTATTATAATAATTTAAACATAGATGCTGATGGAAAAATAAGAATAAGGTCTTTAGAAAAATGTTGTTATGATATGGTAGAAACTGATATAGTTTATTTTTTGAACAAACTTAAAAAAATGGACTCCAAAGTAAACTTGGTAAAATTAATAGATGATTTCTGTAATATGGAATCATTGGACAAGAGAAGCTTTAAATTCATATCAGCTCTTTTATCCTATCCATATTATTCTATGAAGTATTACAATAAATTTATAATTAATGCAGAAGATTACAGCGAGTTAAAAAGTCTTAAAAGTCTTTCGAGAGCAATCAAAAAGGATAGATATAACCTGATTTAG
- a CDS encoding CotS family spore coat protein — MLGKKYLSEYDLCIDLFNKFDLNVIDVVPVRNVYMASTDKGNKILKKVEYTIEELKYIDDLLNYIRNKFDRVISFVRNKDGKIYTIWNGDMYCIMDVVQGSECNFSNPVDISIAARALGEMHAASEGFKTSLSNKYNNGKLIDDFKRRVQEMDFFKSIAMSHERKNEFDEMFLKNEEYYIDEIKNCVSLLEDSCYYKLCSEEDKVVVCHHDLAHHNILIRNEKAYFIDFDYAIIDLKIHDLCNFISKVIKNFCFDINKADTIIENYCITNSLNKRELEVLYAMFTFPEDFYSICKDYYTRRKDWGEDIFLSRFKKKILYKEDREEFLRNFRKLI, encoded by the coding sequence ATGTTAGGAAAGAAATACTTATCAGAATATGATCTGTGTATAGATTTATTCAATAAATTTGACTTGAATGTGATTGATGTGGTTCCCGTAAGGAATGTATATATGGCATCTACAGATAAAGGAAATAAGATACTTAAAAAGGTTGAATATACAATAGAAGAACTTAAATATATAGATGACTTATTAAACTATATAAGAAATAAATTTGATAGAGTGATTAGTTTTGTGAGAAATAAAGACGGTAAAATTTATACGATATGGAACGGAGATATGTACTGCATTATGGATGTTGTACAGGGTAGTGAATGTAATTTTAGCAATCCTGTAGATATATCTATTGCAGCTAGGGCTCTTGGAGAAATGCATGCGGCCTCTGAAGGATTCAAGACTAGTCTATCTAATAAATACAATAATGGTAAATTAATCGATGATTTTAAGCGAAGAGTACAGGAAATGGATTTTTTTAAGAGTATAGCAATGTCACATGAAAGAAAAAATGAATTTGATGAAATGTTTTTAAAAAATGAAGAATATTATATAGATGAAATAAAGAATTGTGTAAGTCTTTTAGAAGATTCTTGTTATTATAAACTATGCAGTGAGGAAGATAAGGTTGTAGTGTGCCATCATGATCTGGCACATCATAATATATTAATACGTAATGAAAAAGCTTACTTTATAGATTTTGATTATGCTATTATAGATTTAAAGATACATGATTTATGCAATTTTATAAGTAAAGTGATAAAAAATTTCTGCTTTGATATTAATAAAGCGGATACCATAATAGAAAATTATTGTATCACTAATTCGTTGAATAAAAGAGAATTAGAAGTTTTATATGCGATGTTTACTTTTCCAGAAGACTTTTATTCGATATGCAAGGATTATTATACGAGACGAAAAGATTGGGGAGAAGATATATTTCTAAGTAGATTTAAAAAGAAAATATTATATAAAGAAGATAGGGAGGAATTCTTAAGGAATTTCAGAAAATTAATTTAA